The following are encoded together in the Roseovarius sp. EL26 genome:
- a CDS encoding M3 family metallopeptidase: MTNPLLSEWTTPFEMAPFDKVSDADFAPAFEVALAEAKDEIAAIGQQDAPATFANTIEALESAGKQLDKVLSVFFSMAGADSNPKRQELQRAFSPKLAAYSSDIYSDKALFSRIETLWKQRDVLELSEERARVLMLTYRGFRRSGAALTGSQERRMREIMTRLAGLGTEFTQNLLADEASWQMELSEVDLEGLPEFLITAARAAGKEKDLSNPVITLSRSLIVPFLQFSPRRDLREVAFRAWAARGANGDATDNRVICAEILALRHERANLLGYDSFADFKLETEMAKTPDAVRDLLMAVWAPAKAQANADADILTSMMQADGVNAALQPWDWRYYAQKRRKIEHDLDEAELKPYFQLDRMIDAAFTCANRLFGLEFKPLDVALYHSDCRAWEVTRNGEHVAVFIGDYFARASKRSGAWCSAMRGQAKFPKVQGPVVINVCNFAKGDPALLSYDDARTLFHEFGHALHQMLSDVTYESVSGTNVARDFVELPSQLYEHWLEVPEVLAEFATHADTGAAMPKELLDKVLGAATFDMGFQTVEYVASALVDLAFHEGAAPSDPMAKQAEVLDQIGMPLAITMRHATPQFAHVFSGDGYSSGYYSYMWSEVMDADAFAAFEEAGGAFDVERAKALETHILSTGGSKDAEELYLAYRGRLPGVEALLKGRGLAA, from the coding sequence ATGACCAATCCGCTTTTGTCTGAATGGACAACCCCGTTTGAAATGGCCCCGTTCGACAAGGTAAGCGATGCTGATTTTGCCCCCGCGTTTGAGGTTGCACTAGCGGAAGCTAAGGACGAAATTGCTGCGATTGGGCAACAAGATGCCCCAGCCACATTCGCCAACACGATCGAAGCATTAGAGAGTGCAGGCAAACAGCTGGATAAGGTTTTATCGGTTTTCTTTTCCATGGCAGGCGCAGACAGCAACCCAAAGCGGCAGGAATTGCAGCGTGCTTTCAGCCCGAAATTGGCGGCGTATTCATCTGATATATACAGTGACAAAGCCCTGTTTTCCCGCATTGAAACCCTATGGAAGCAGCGTGATGTGCTGGAGCTAAGCGAAGAGCGGGCTCGGGTTTTGATGCTAACCTACCGTGGATTTCGACGATCTGGAGCGGCACTAACCGGATCGCAAGAAAGACGGATGCGTGAAATTATGACGCGTTTGGCTGGATTAGGCACTGAATTTACCCAAAATCTTTTGGCAGATGAGGCCAGCTGGCAAATGGAATTGTCAGAAGTTGATCTGGAAGGGTTGCCCGAATTTCTGATCACGGCCGCACGTGCTGCGGGTAAGGAAAAAGATCTGTCAAACCCAGTGATTACTCTGTCGCGGTCGCTCATTGTTCCGTTCTTGCAATTCTCCCCGCGTCGCGACCTTCGGGAAGTGGCTTTTCGGGCTTGGGCGGCGCGCGGAGCGAATGGGGACGCTACAGACAACCGGGTGATCTGTGCCGAAATTCTGGCCCTGCGGCACGAGCGTGCCAATCTTTTGGGATATGATAGCTTCGCCGATTTCAAACTTGAAACCGAAATGGCCAAAACACCAGACGCTGTGCGTGACCTGTTAATGGCAGTTTGGGCACCCGCCAAAGCGCAGGCCAACGCTGATGCTGACATACTGACCAGTATGATGCAGGCTGATGGCGTAAATGCCGCCCTGCAACCGTGGGATTGGCGGTACTATGCCCAGAAACGCCGCAAAATAGAACATGATCTGGATGAGGCTGAGCTTAAACCGTACTTTCAGTTGGATCGCATGATTGACGCTGCCTTTACCTGCGCCAATCGTCTGTTTGGGTTGGAATTCAAGCCGCTAGATGTGGCTTTGTACCACTCTGATTGTCGCGCGTGGGAAGTAACGCGTAACGGCGAACACGTGGCTGTTTTCATCGGGGATTACTTCGCGCGTGCGTCCAAACGTTCGGGTGCTTGGTGCAGCGCGATGCGAGGTCAGGCGAAATTCCCCAAGGTTCAAGGGCCGGTGGTGATTAATGTGTGCAACTTTGCCAAGGGTGACCCTGCCCTGCTGTCTTATGATGATGCCCGCACGTTGTTTCATGAATTTGGTCATGCCCTGCATCAGATGCTGTCGGATGTGACGTATGAATCGGTATCTGGCACAAATGTTGCACGCGATTTTGTTGAGCTGCCAAGCCAGCTTTATGAACATTGGCTAGAGGTTCCTGAAGTGTTGGCGGAATTCGCCACGCATGCGGACACTGGTGCCGCCATGCCCAAAGAACTGCTCGACAAGGTTTTGGGTGCTGCGACATTTGATATGGGTTTTCAGACCGTGGAATATGTCGCGTCGGCTTTGGTTGATCTGGCTTTTCACGAAGGCGCGGCCCCGTCCGATCCGATGGCGAAGCAGGCTGAAGTTCTGGACCAGATTGGCATGCCGCTGGCGATTACCATGCGTCATGCAACCCCGCAGTTCGCGCATGTCTTTTCAGGTGATGGCTATTCCAGTGGTTATTACAGTTACATGTGGTCCGAAGTAATGGATGCCGATGCCTTTGCGGCCTTTGAAGAGGCTGGAGGGGCGTTTGATGTGGAGCGTGCCAAAGCGCTGGAAACGCATATTTTGTCGACGGGTGGCTCCAAAGATGCCGAGGAATTATATCTTGCCTATCGCGGCCGTTTGCCGGGGGTTGAGGCTTTGCTGAAAGGCCGGGGATTGGCCGCATGA
- a CDS encoding DUF4170 domain-containing protein, translating into MAQRLHLVFGGELIEPSKNVFKDVSGLHIVGIFPDYDTAYNAWKEEAQKTVDNAHMRYFIAHLHRLRDENIAASATEELG; encoded by the coding sequence ATGGCACAACGCCTGCATCTCGTTTTTGGGGGGGAACTGATCGAACCTTCAAAAAATGTATTCAAGGATGTCAGTGGTTTACATATCGTTGGGATTTTTCCGGATTACGATACGGCCTATAATGCCTGGAAAGAAGAGGCACAAAAAACCGTTGATAATGCTCATATGCGGTATTTCATTGCCCACCTTCACCGCCTGCGCGACGAAAATATTGCCGCCTCTGCCACAGAAGAGTTGGGTTAA
- a CDS encoding RNA pyrophosphohydrolase, whose translation MTPQEIENLPYRPCVGVMLVNDKNEVLVGQRLDNEAPAWQMPQGGVDPGEDPHDAALRELWEETGVLPKLVSVLAVSKDWIPYDLPHDLVPKIWKGRYRGQEQKWFLLRFHGIDSDVNIQTEHPEFSHWRWLPVNDLVDNIVPFKREVYQQVVQEFGAQL comes from the coding sequence ATGACTCCGCAAGAGATTGAAAACCTTCCCTATCGCCCTTGCGTAGGCGTAATGCTGGTGAATGATAAAAACGAGGTGTTGGTAGGTCAGCGGCTCGATAATGAGGCGCCTGCGTGGCAAATGCCGCAGGGCGGTGTTGATCCGGGTGAGGACCCCCATGATGCCGCGTTGCGTGAGCTTTGGGAAGAAACGGGCGTTTTGCCTAAATTAGTCTCTGTTTTGGCTGTAAGCAAAGACTGGATACCCTATGATCTTCCGCATGATCTGGTGCCCAAAATCTGGAAAGGCCGCTACCGTGGGCAAGAACAAAAATGGTTTTTGTTGCGGTTTCACGGAATCGATAGTGACGTAAATATCCAGACGGAGCATCCGGAATTTTCACACTGGCGCTGGCTACCAGTGAACGATCTTGTCGATAACATCGTGCCGTTCAAACGGGAAGTGTACCAACAAGTCGTTCAAGAATTCGGAGCGCAGCTATGA
- the kdsA gene encoding 3-deoxy-8-phosphooctulonate synthase: MKQVTCSGLTIANDQPLCLIAGPCQLESVDHAQMIAGKMKEACEKSGAQFIFKGSFDKANRTSLSGKRGLGVDEGLKIMQAVKDAFNVPVLTDVHLPDQCADVASVCDVLQIPAFLCRQTDLLIAAGETGAVINVKKGQFLAPWDMPNVISKIESTGNTRIMLTERGTSFGYNTLVADMRSLPQMAATGYPVVMDATHSVQQPGGQGVSSGGQREFAPVMARAAIALGVASVFIETHEDPDNAPSDGPNMIPLDKMPALLGELMQFDQLAKANPIHI, translated from the coding sequence ATGAAACAAGTTACATGCTCCGGGCTGACCATTGCAAATGACCAGCCACTTTGCTTGATTGCTGGCCCCTGCCAGCTGGAAAGCGTTGATCACGCCCAAATGATCGCAGGCAAAATGAAAGAAGCCTGCGAAAAATCTGGCGCACAATTCATCTTTAAGGGCTCTTTCGATAAGGCCAATCGCACCTCACTTTCGGGCAAGCGCGGCTTGGGCGTAGATGAGGGACTCAAGATCATGCAGGCCGTCAAAGATGCATTCAATGTGCCAGTGCTAACTGACGTACACCTGCCGGATCAATGTGCTGACGTCGCCAGCGTCTGTGATGTGTTACAAATTCCTGCATTCTTATGTCGCCAAACGGATCTGCTGATTGCCGCCGGTGAAACAGGCGCGGTGATCAACGTCAAAAAGGGTCAGTTTCTAGCACCCTGGGACATGCCCAATGTCATCTCAAAAATTGAGAGTACTGGAAACACCCGGATCATGCTGACTGAACGGGGCACGTCATTTGGCTACAACACGCTAGTCGCAGATATGCGGTCGCTTCCGCAGATGGCGGCCACAGGCTATCCCGTGGTGATGGATGCCACCCATTCAGTACAACAACCAGGTGGGCAGGGTGTAAGCAGCGGTGGCCAGCGCGAATTTGCCCCCGTGATGGCGCGTGCTGCCATCGCTTTGGGCGTGGCATCGGTTTTTATCGAAACTCATGAAGACCCAGACAACGCCCCCTCAGATGGGCCAAATATGATCCCCTTGGACAAAATGCCCGCGCTACTGGGTGAGTTGATGCAATTCGATCAACTTGCCAAAGCCAACCCAATCCATATTTAA
- a CDS encoding 3-deoxy-D-manno-octulosonic acid transferase has protein sequence MRQLPIKNYLPAARRSVTSSSQTRTSRPKGRLIWAHAIDSARYDALVQLAERLVMQGDDVHVLLTTSMKLSPPDRAGNGLIWQPLPEDRRNAAEDFITHWKPDLCLWTGGKLQAHILASAERANIPLLLIDAEQKLLGRQNWRWFPDVSRASLKKFTHIRTRDSKTHNFLRKMDLGGVSIEITGPLLEGAVVLPYVETDRDELSVLLRGRAVWMAAMLQPEEIEAVLTAHREVCRLSHRALLIIVPDDLKQTEAYSAALKQQKWRCINWSDGQFPEETTQVILADTRGEMGLWYRIAPVTFMGSSLRTGQTGRDPNEPAAHGSAILYGPNVRRYRNSYDRYAKSGAARAITDARTLTIGVQRLIMPEQAAKMALAAWDVASQGAGVMDQITDLVQDQFDQMDTR, from the coding sequence ATGCGCCAATTGCCGATAAAAAATTATCTGCCAGCGGCACGTCGTTCTGTAACTTCGTCCTCACAAACCCGTACGTCACGCCCCAAGGGGCGGCTAATTTGGGCGCATGCAATTGATTCCGCACGTTATGACGCGCTTGTTCAATTAGCCGAACGTCTGGTGATGCAAGGCGACGACGTGCATGTGCTTTTGACAACCTCGATGAAACTTTCACCGCCTGATCGCGCGGGCAATGGCCTAATCTGGCAACCCCTGCCAGAAGACCGGCGCAATGCGGCCGAAGATTTCATCACCCACTGGAAGCCCGATTTGTGTCTTTGGACAGGAGGAAAGCTGCAGGCACACATTTTGGCCAGTGCGGAGCGAGCAAACATCCCCCTGCTTCTTATAGATGCTGAACAAAAACTACTGGGCCGTCAAAACTGGCGTTGGTTTCCGGATGTGTCACGCGCGTCGTTAAAAAAGTTCACCCACATTCGCACCCGTGACTCCAAAACCCATAATTTTCTACGAAAAATGGATCTGGGCGGCGTCTCTATCGAAATCACCGGCCCGCTTTTGGAAGGCGCGGTTGTGCTGCCCTATGTAGAAACGGATCGTGATGAATTATCGGTCTTGCTACGAGGGCGGGCAGTATGGATGGCTGCGATGCTGCAACCTGAAGAGATTGAGGCCGTCTTAACCGCACATCGTGAGGTATGTCGGCTGTCACATCGGGCTTTGCTAATCATTGTACCTGATGACCTGAAACAAACCGAGGCATATAGCGCCGCGCTCAAACAGCAAAAATGGCGCTGCATTAACTGGTCAGACGGACAGTTTCCTGAGGAAACCACCCAAGTTATTCTGGCCGATACTCGTGGCGAAATGGGGTTGTGGTACCGTATTGCACCGGTAACCTTTATGGGGAGCTCATTAAGAACCGGCCAAACCGGGCGCGATCCCAACGAGCCTGCGGCTCATGGTTCAGCCATATTGTACGGGCCAAACGTTCGCCGCTATCGAAACAGCTATGACCGATACGCCAAATCTGGCGCGGCACGGGCGATTACCGATGCGCGTACATTAACTATCGGTGTTCAGAGACTAATAATGCCGGAACAGGCTGCAAAGATGGCTTTAGCAGCTTGGGATGTAGCTTCGCAGGGGGCCGGAGTGATGGACCAGATCACTGATCTGGTCCAAGATCAGTTTGACCAGATGGATACACGATAA
- a CDS encoding glutamine amidotransferase has protein sequence MSKPFLIFQLRPEDEAADDEFAAFLRKGALDSSQVRRIRLDQMPMPNDLNLQDYAGVIVGGGPGCVSDDPNTKPKIEARIEADILSLMPEISDNDTPFLGCCYGIGILGKHLHSDVSKRAYGEPVSAADCTVTETGRLDPILAKIPEKFSAFVGHKEALQELPDGCEHLISAPTCPFQMVRYKSNVYATQFHPEADADGFSTRINIYKHRGYFPPEDADALIAMCHAADVYAPEVILRNFVQRYAV, from the coding sequence ATGTCTAAGCCATTCTTGATTTTTCAGCTTCGGCCTGAAGACGAAGCTGCTGACGATGAATTTGCTGCCTTTCTGCGCAAAGGGGCATTGGATTCGTCACAGGTGCGTCGAATTCGCTTGGACCAGATGCCTATGCCGAATGATCTGAACCTCCAGGATTACGCTGGGGTGATCGTCGGGGGTGGTCCGGGCTGTGTTAGTGATGACCCGAATACCAAACCAAAGATCGAAGCCCGGATTGAAGCAGACATATTGTCTTTGATGCCTGAAATATCTGATAATGATACACCATTTCTGGGTTGTTGTTACGGTATTGGAATTCTTGGGAAGCATTTGCATTCTGATGTTAGCAAACGCGCTTATGGTGAACCGGTTAGCGCTGCAGATTGTACCGTGACTGAAACTGGAAGATTAGACCCTATTCTAGCAAAAATACCTGAAAAATTTTCTGCCTTTGTGGGCCATAAGGAAGCTTTGCAAGAACTGCCTGATGGCTGTGAACATCTGATTAGCGCTCCGACTTGCCCGTTTCAGATGGTGCGATACAAAAGCAATGTATACGCGACACAGTTCCACCCCGAAGCAGATGCTGACGGATTTTCCACACGTATAAATATCTACAAACACCGCGGCTATTTCCCACCCGAAGACGCTGATGCATTGATTGCAATGTGCCACGCCGCTGATGTGTATGCGCCAGAAGTCATTTTGCGGAATTTTGTCCAGCGATATGCGGTTTAA
- a CDS encoding phosphomannomutase/phosphoglucomutase: protein MTKPIYEVTPNTWSFLRDAMIKPTGFREYDARWQYPEEINLPGMTALGLGLGTQMQRRGIPPVIAVGNDYRDYSVAIKNALIIGLMQAGIQVKDIGPALSPMAYFAQFHLDVPAVAMVTASHNPNGWTGVKMGFERPLTHGPDEMNELRDIVLNGQGEPRAGGSYEFVDGVREAYLDDLVGDFKMSRKLKIACATGNGTASAFAPELFERLGVEVVPSHNELDYTFPHYNPNPEAMEMLHDMSATVKASGADMALGFDGDGDRCGVVDDEGEEIFADKVGVIMARDLSKIYPNATFVADVKSTGLFASDPELKANGVKADYWKTGHSHMKRRVKEIGALAGFEKSGHYFLAEPVGRGYDCGMRVAVEICKLMDRNPDMSMSDLRKALPTTYSTPTMSPWCADTEKYQVLERLVEKLVTKAEAGETMAGRAIKEVVTVNGARVILDNGSWGLVRASSNTPNLVVVCESSESEAEMRAIFADIDAVIRTEGAVGDYDQTI, encoded by the coding sequence ATGACCAAGCCAATTTACGAAGTCACCCCAAATACGTGGTCATTCCTGCGCGATGCGATGATCAAACCTACCGGGTTCCGCGAATACGATGCGCGCTGGCAGTACCCCGAAGAAATCAATCTCCCGGGTATGACCGCACTTGGCCTTGGTTTGGGGACGCAAATGCAGCGCCGCGGAATTCCACCAGTGATTGCCGTAGGTAACGATTACCGTGATTACTCAGTCGCAATCAAAAACGCACTGATCATCGGGTTGATGCAGGCAGGTATTCAGGTCAAAGATATTGGTCCAGCTCTTTCGCCAATGGCCTATTTCGCACAGTTCCATCTGGATGTACCTGCTGTGGCAATGGTTACCGCCAGCCACAACCCCAACGGCTGGACCGGGGTGAAAATGGGTTTTGAACGCCCTCTAACCCATGGGCCTGACGAAATGAACGAACTGCGCGATATCGTGCTCAACGGTCAAGGTGAACCACGCGCAGGCGGCAGTTATGAGTTTGTCGATGGTGTGCGCGAGGCCTATTTAGATGATCTGGTTGGTGACTTTAAAATGTCCCGCAAGCTTAAAATTGCCTGCGCCACCGGCAATGGTACGGCTTCGGCCTTTGCACCCGAACTGTTTGAGCGTTTGGGCGTCGAAGTGGTTCCAAGCCATAACGAGCTAGATTACACCTTTCCGCACTACAACCCTAACCCGGAAGCGATGGAAATGCTGCATGATATGTCCGCAACCGTAAAAGCTTCGGGTGCAGATATGGCGCTGGGTTTTGATGGTGACGGCGATCGCTGTGGTGTGGTTGACGATGAAGGCGAAGAGATATTCGCCGATAAGGTCGGCGTGATTATGGCCCGTGACCTGTCCAAGATTTATCCTAACGCAACTTTTGTTGCCGATGTGAAATCAACCGGTCTGTTTGCCTCAGACCCTGAACTGAAAGCCAACGGCGTCAAGGCGGATTATTGGAAAACCGGCCACAGCCATATGAAGCGCCGGGTGAAAGAAATTGGCGCATTGGCAGGGTTTGAAAAATCCGGTCACTACTTTTTGGCTGAACCTGTGGGCCGCGGTTATGACTGCGGCATGCGGGTTGCCGTTGAGATCTGTAAGCTGATGGATCGCAATCCCGATATGTCGATGTCAGACCTGCGCAAGGCGCTACCGACAACCTATAGCACGCCAACGATGTCTCCATGGTGTGCCGACACTGAAAAGTATCAAGTGCTGGAGCGGTTGGTAGAAAAATTAGTGACCAAGGCCGAAGCGGGCGAAACAATGGCGGGTCGGGCGATCAAAGAGGTGGTCACCGTCAACGGCGCGCGGGTCATTTTGGATAATGGCAGTTGGGGCCTTGTGCGGGCATCTTCAAACACCCCCAATCTAGTTGTGGTTTGCGAAAGCTCTGAAAGCGAAGCTGAGATGCGCGCGATTTTTGCTGATATTGACGCAGTCATTCGCACCGAAGGCGCTGTTGGCGATTACGACCAGACGATTTGA
- a CDS encoding capsule biosynthesis protein — MANYTCLTPWKRQSSYMTMKPKVAKYRTAHKSKGNADQAGDSAVVSSSDDNTTTEISTIAQELESIRQEGLTGRQLRMARKLAQRHNLAATSDYDAVRLLRSRGLDPFKRPNVVGVESSAGNDNTQPNRVQLPQTTTSAQSNLPAHALSPMERRELEISEIRQDIARRRRRKLLLLLSRLAAFVFLPTLVAGYYYYAVATPMYSSKSAFQILTADGAGGSPAGGLLQGTSFATGPDSIVTQDYLQSIGAMTRLDEDVQFRDTFSDESVDPLQRLDPDATNNKAYKLYKKYVKLGYDPTEGVIRMEVSSPDPQASVAFSEKLIEYAEQNVDQLSQKKRRDALEVSSVSMDAAKNERRLAQQRLVALQEGSILDPQGEIASIRSLIANVEIQLQEKQLALNTQLSNSRPNKSKVEALQGEVAVLEAELARQKARLTQATDGELSLAAKAAKIQIAQSDLATADIVLQSALETKRQSEVEANKQVRYLTVSVQPVALEAPSYPRAFENTVLAFLIFAGIYLMLSLTVSILKEQMSS, encoded by the coding sequence ATGGCCAATTATACATGTTTGACACCTTGGAAGAGGCAAAGCAGCTATATGACTATGAAACCTAAAGTCGCAAAATACCGTACTGCGCATAAGAGCAAAGGCAATGCTGACCAAGCAGGTGATTCCGCAGTTGTTTCTTCAAGCGATGACAACACTACAACCGAGATCAGCACAATCGCTCAAGAGCTTGAGAGTATTCGTCAAGAAGGGCTGACAGGCCGGCAACTGCGTATGGCTCGTAAACTGGCACAGCGTCACAATCTTGCGGCAACTTCGGATTACGACGCCGTGCGCCTGTTACGATCGCGAGGCCTTGATCCGTTCAAACGCCCCAATGTGGTGGGTGTGGAATCTTCGGCTGGCAATGACAATACCCAGCCTAATCGAGTTCAACTACCCCAAACCACGACATCGGCTCAGAGTAACCTACCAGCACACGCTCTTAGTCCGATGGAGCGTCGCGAATTAGAAATCTCAGAAATTCGTCAAGATATTGCCCGCCGCCGCCGCCGCAAACTGTTGCTCTTGCTGAGCAGACTAGCAGCCTTTGTCTTCCTCCCAACATTGGTAGCAGGCTATTACTATTATGCGGTCGCCACACCGATGTATTCTTCGAAATCTGCCTTTCAAATTCTGACGGCAGATGGCGCAGGCGGCTCTCCGGCCGGAGGGCTATTGCAAGGAACATCTTTTGCAACTGGCCCAGATTCAATTGTGACGCAGGATTATCTTCAATCAATTGGAGCCATGACCCGGCTGGATGAAGATGTACAATTCAGAGACACGTTCAGTGACGAATCCGTTGACCCATTACAGCGGTTGGATCCGGATGCAACAAACAACAAAGCCTATAAGCTTTATAAGAAATACGTCAAACTGGGATACGATCCCACTGAAGGCGTTATCCGCATGGAAGTGTCATCCCCTGATCCGCAGGCAAGCGTGGCATTTTCCGAAAAGCTGATCGAATATGCGGAACAGAATGTCGACCAATTAAGCCAAAAAAAACGGCGTGATGCGCTCGAGGTCTCTTCGGTCAGCATGGATGCCGCCAAAAACGAACGCCGTCTCGCACAACAACGGCTTGTAGCACTACAAGAAGGCTCTATTCTTGATCCACAAGGAGAAATTGCTAGCATCAGATCATTGATCGCAAATGTTGAAATACAGTTGCAAGAAAAGCAACTGGCGCTCAACACCCAACTGAGCAATAGCCGTCCCAACAAATCCAAAGTTGAAGCCCTTCAAGGCGAGGTTGCCGTTCTTGAAGCTGAATTAGCACGCCAGAAAGCGCGCCTAACTCAAGCTACTGATGGTGAACTTTCTCTTGCAGCGAAGGCAGCAAAAATTCAGATTGCACAATCTGATCTTGCCACCGCAGATATCGTACTACAATCAGCATTAGAAACTAAACGTCAAAGCGAAGTCGAAGCTAACAAACAGGTCCGATATCTGACTGTCAGTGTCCAGCCCGTCGCCTTAGAAGCACCTTCGTACCCAAGAGCATTTGAAAACACCGTCCTTGCGTTCCTGATCTTTGCTGGTATCTACCTGATGCTATCTCTGACCGTTTCAATCCTCAAAGAACAGATGTCATCGTAG